The Oryctolagus cuniculus chromosome 5, mOryCun1.1, whole genome shotgun sequence genome includes a region encoding these proteins:
- the LOC127493249 gene encoding translation initiation factor IF-2 — translation MNWEVECICALALATWKKAEPGAPFPSEAVIAPCDSRCTQQLSSPEHQPLKPPTLAASSPSTWLAGATHKLSGHLVCPKLRDQALFTPGRQSRALRPLCPRVYYHGHLGRFAKLRHKSFAGPSAPTRQPYRTVCPRILRLGGTRGGSPTGRPPPGESSPPFPFSAYGPALLQQAAPVGSDSLRHTHAHTAGHVSRRQLPARARRGPGGGRGSASRGERGARTAWHQRPEDAGREEPNPPGLLLFGADPEGAGCPRHCHRGRPRLSPSASRLGVALVPSWGKEDAHLHPQSGCGPRHCADSGSSGCPCRARAAGARPAAPGSSLSRKCRKRTLNSTTSRPPPPAPRPNPTAAAAACVWRARPPYSHARTHSRAHWLPFTPTRPSQSPSPGVRNYWANCRPDRGSRRVARSDPTPAAAPWAPDRAAAGDHDKEIAA, via the exons ATGAACTGGGAAGTAGAGTGCATCTGTGCTTTGGCATTAGCAACCTGGAAGAAGGCTGAGCCCGGAGCTCCGTTTCCCAGCGAGGCGGTGATCGCCCCCTGTGACTCCCGATGCACACAGCAGCTTAGCAGCCCGGAGCACCAGCCGCTGAAGCCCCCGACACTCGCAGCCTCCAGCCCTTCTACCTGGCTCGCTGGAGCCACGCACAAGCTCTCTGGGCACCTTGTGTGTCCCAAGCTCCGAGACCAGGCCCTCTTTACCCCAGGGAGGCAGTCTCGGGCCCTTCGACCTCTATGTCCCCGTGTCTACTACCACGGTCACCTAGGCAGGTTCGCCAAGCTGCGACATAAGTCATTCGCAGGGCCCTCCGCACCCACCCGGCAGCCCTACCGGACAGTCTGCCCGCGGATACTGCGTCTGGGTGGGACGCGCGGAGGCTCGCCCACAGGACGCCCTCCTCCGGGTGAATCCTCACCCCCATTCCCCTTCTCCGCCTACGGCCCAGCCCTTCTGCAGCAAGCCGCTCCAGT GGGAAGCGATTCGCTtagacacacacacgcgcacacagcTGGGCACGTCTCCCGGAGGCAGCTGCCGGCTCGGGCGCGCCGGGGGCCGGGCGGCGGCCGTGGCAGCGCCAGCCGCGGGGAGCGCGGCGCCCGCACAGCCTGGCACCAGCGGCCAGAGGACGCAGGAAGGGAAGAGCCCAACCCGCCCGGACTGTTGCTCTTTGGGGCGGATCCGGAGGGAGCAGGCTGCCCGAGGCACTGTCACCGAGGACGCCCGAGGCTCTCGCCTTCCGCGAGCAGGCTCGGGGTTGCGCTGGTGCCCTCGTGGGGCAAGGAGGATGCGCACCTCCACCCGCAGAGCGGCTGCGGTCCCCGGCACTGCGCGGACTCGGGCTCCAGCGGTTGCCCGTGCCGTGCCCGCGCCGCGGGAGCGCGCCCTGccgcacctggctccagcctctcgAGGAAGTGCAGGAAACGCACCCTAAACTCCACTACTTCTCGCCCGCCTCCTCCGGCTCCCCGCCCCAACCccacggccgccgccgccgcctgcgtGTGGAGGGCCCGCCCGCCTTACTCTCACGCGCGCACGCACAGCCGGGCTCACTGGCTCCCATTCACGCCGACTCGCCCTTCGCAGAGCCCAAGCCCCGGCGTCCGAAACTACTGGGCCAACTGCCGCCCGGACCGCGGGAGCCGCCGCGTGGCCCGGAGCGACCCTACGCCGGCCGCCGCGCCCTGGGCGCCTGACCGCGCCGCCGCCGGGGACCACG